From a region of the uncultured Propionivibrio sp. genome:
- a CDS encoding RpiB/LacA/LacB family sugar-phosphate isomerase codes for MKIAIAGDSVGIELASVLCAHVATLPGMSVANLSAASDGREERYAEIAERVCRAILAGEFERGILCCGTGIGMAMSANKVPGIRAAQTHDSFSAERAAKSNDAHVVTLGARVVGTELAKTIVSVWLASHFDPAGPSAGNVEAITTLERKYRSVI; via the coding sequence TTGAAGATTGCGATTGCGGGTGACTCTGTCGGTATCGAACTTGCCAGCGTGTTGTGTGCGCATGTGGCTACGTTGCCGGGGATGTCGGTGGCGAACCTGAGCGCGGCGTCGGACGGCCGCGAAGAGCGGTATGCGGAGATCGCCGAGCGCGTCTGCCGGGCGATTCTGGCCGGCGAATTCGAGCGCGGCATCCTCTGTTGCGGCACCGGCATCGGCATGGCGATGTCGGCCAACAAGGTGCCCGGCATTCGGGCTGCTCAGACGCACGACAGCTTTTCGGCCGAGCGCGCGGCCAAAAGCAACGATGCGCATGTCGTGACGCTGGGCGCGCGCGTGGTCGGGACGGAGTTGGCAAAAACGATCGTGAGTGTCTGGCTGGCCTCGCATTTCGATCCGGCGGGACCTTCGGCCGGCAATGTCGAGGCGATCACGACGCTCGAACGGAAATATCGGTCGGTCATATGA
- the dhaL gene encoding dihydroxyacetone kinase subunit DhaL — translation MNQGIDLKSSGAIVLALIDIINENRAYLSEIDGAIGDGDHGINMSKGFSQCRESLLAKAELPGLAEALDTLAMTLLEGIGGSMGPLYGSFFMGLSEALAGHAQLDAALFGKALAQGVEGVESVGNAKVGDKTLMDTLIPARDAYQAAIAGGADFAAAIAAMLAAAETGWRSTKDLQARVGRAARLGERSIGVLDAGATSCFLLLQGLGNGLVSRLA, via the coding sequence ATGAATCAAGGCATCGACCTGAAATCATCCGGCGCCATCGTCCTGGCGCTGATCGACATCATCAACGAGAACCGCGCCTATCTGTCGGAGATCGACGGCGCGATCGGCGATGGCGACCACGGCATCAACATGAGCAAGGGCTTCTCGCAGTGCCGGGAGTCGCTGCTCGCCAAAGCGGAACTGCCGGGGCTGGCGGAAGCGCTCGACACGCTCGCGATGACGCTGCTTGAAGGTATCGGCGGTTCGATGGGGCCGCTCTACGGCAGTTTCTTCATGGGTCTGTCGGAAGCACTGGCGGGGCATGCGCAGCTCGACGCGGCGCTGTTCGGGAAGGCGCTGGCACAAGGTGTCGAAGGGGTCGAAAGTGTCGGTAACGCCAAGGTCGGCGACAAGACGCTGATGGATACCCTGATTCCGGCGCGCGACGCCTATCAGGCGGCGATCGCCGGTGGCGCCGATTTCGCGGCAGCCATTGCGGCGATGCTCGCGGCGGCCGAAACCGGATGGCGTTCGACCAAGGATCTGCAAGCCCGGGTCGGCCGCGCCGCCCGTCTCGGCGAGCGTTCCATCGGTGTGCTCGATGCCGGGGCGACCTCGTGCTTCCTGTTGCTGCAGGGGTTGGGCAATGGCCTTGTCTCCCGTTTGGCATAA
- a CDS encoding dihydroxyacetone kinase subunit DhaK has product MNRVINHPDLVVEDMLKGIVAAHPELQATPDNPRVIKRSCAPMAGKVGIVTGGGSGHEPAFLGYVGENLVDAVAVGEIFSSPTAKSFFDAMKAADGGRGVACLYGNYAGDNMNVKMAIKMAERAGMTVRTVVANDDVPSAPKGDEAKRRGVAGEILMWKTAGACAALGGSLDEVIAVAQKTIDRTRSIGIGLSSCVIPAAGKANFNIEDGKMEVGIGHHGEPGTNVADTVSAEQMAKIMVGTVLPDLPFGRGDRVAVLISGLGATPLMEQYILYSGVEKALSEAGLTVAVPLVGNFFTSLEMMGVTLSVLQLDEELEKLITHPCASIGFNRK; this is encoded by the coding sequence ATGAATCGTGTCATCAATCATCCCGACCTGGTGGTCGAGGACATGCTCAAGGGCATCGTCGCCGCGCATCCGGAACTGCAGGCCACGCCCGATAATCCCCGCGTCATCAAGCGCAGCTGCGCGCCGATGGCCGGCAAGGTCGGTATCGTCACCGGCGGCGGGTCGGGGCACGAGCCGGCATTTCTCGGCTATGTCGGCGAGAATCTTGTCGATGCGGTCGCTGTCGGCGAGATCTTCTCGTCACCGACGGCCAAGAGCTTCTTCGATGCGATGAAGGCGGCCGACGGTGGCCGGGGCGTTGCCTGTCTCTACGGCAACTATGCCGGCGACAACATGAACGTCAAGATGGCGATCAAGATGGCCGAACGGGCCGGCATGACGGTCCGGACCGTCGTCGCCAATGACGACGTGCCGTCCGCGCCCAAGGGCGACGAAGCCAAGCGGCGCGGCGTCGCCGGCGAAATCCTGATGTGGAAGACAGCCGGCGCCTGTGCCGCGCTGGGCGGATCGCTCGATGAGGTCATCGCCGTCGCGCAGAAGACCATCGACCGCACGCGCAGCATCGGCATCGGTCTGTCGTCCTGCGTGATCCCGGCGGCGGGAAAAGCCAATTTTAATATCGAGGACGGCAAGATGGAGGTCGGCATCGGCCATCACGGCGAGCCCGGCACAAACGTCGCCGACACGGTGAGCGCCGAGCAGATGGCGAAGATCATGGTCGGGACGGTGCTGCCGGACTTGCCCTTTGGCCGCGGCGACCGTGTCGCCGTGCTGATTTCCGGCCTCGGCGCGACGCCGCTGATGGAGCAGTACATCTTGTACTCGGGGGTTGAGAAAGCCCTGAGCGAGGCGGGACTGACGGTGGCGGTGCCGCTGGTCGGCAATTTCTTCACCTCGCTCGAAATGATGGGTGTCACGCTCTCCGTGCTCCAGCTTGACGAGGAACTCGAAAAGCTCATCACGCATCCGTGTGCGTCGATCGGCTTCAATCGCAAATAG
- a CDS encoding sugar phosphate isomerase/epimerase family protein, with protein MMQRILSVSAAPYDGYAFPKVLDSLASCGVSHVEPAFIVGYTEPFNEDAFSPERARQYVEWLKASGLGCYAFSSHIDLGRPDAVEVFSRRMDFVAGVGATVINTNASARQDSARFFRNIEALIPYAEQLDLVICLENLGDGSDNLLSTAQDGIELIQRIGSPRVRLNYDAANTASHRPEDGFDGVNPADDAILALPYCGHVHIKDIRISPEGYFFKPIGEGDIGCGRILAALAATALNLSIELPLRLHRGPDALPRRRPQPVPRAEIESAVRASLAFVRQHLAVS; from the coding sequence ATGATGCAACGAATCCTTTCCGTTTCCGCCGCCCCGTATGACGGCTATGCCTTTCCCAAAGTCCTCGACAGTCTGGCCAGCTGCGGCGTCAGCCATGTCGAACCGGCCTTCATCGTCGGCTACACCGAGCCGTTCAACGAGGACGCCTTTAGCCCGGAACGGGCGCGTCAGTATGTCGAATGGCTGAAGGCGAGCGGCCTCGGCTGCTATGCCTTCTCGTCGCACATCGATCTCGGGCGTCCCGACGCCGTCGAGGTTTTCAGCCGGCGCATGGATTTCGTCGCCGGCGTCGGGGCGACGGTCATCAATACTAATGCCTCGGCGCGGCAGGACAGTGCGCGTTTCTTCCGCAACATCGAAGCGCTGATCCCCTATGCCGAACAATTGGATCTGGTGATCTGCCTCGAAAATCTCGGCGACGGCAGCGACAATCTGCTCAGCACGGCGCAGGACGGCATCGAGCTGATCCAGCGCATTGGCAGTCCGCGTGTGCGCCTGAACTACGACGCCGCCAACACCGCCTCACATCGGCCGGAAGACGGCTTCGACGGCGTCAATCCGGCCGATGACGCCATTCTCGCCCTGCCGTATTGCGGCCACGTCCATATCAAGGACATCCGGATAAGCCCGGAGGGCTATTTCTTCAAGCCGATCGGAGAGGGCGACATCGGCTGCGGTCGCATCCTCGCCGCACTGGCTGCGACGGCGCTCAACCTGTCGATCGAGCTGCCGCTGCGTCTGCACCGCGGCCCCGACGCGCTGCCGCGGCGCCGTCCGCAGCCTGTGCCGCGCGCCGAGATCGAGTCGGCCGTGCGGGCTTCGCTGGCCTTCGTTCGCCAACACCTTGCTGTGTCTTAG
- a CDS encoding TRAP transporter large permease, with the protein MLTIQVFGVFFIIALAGIPLFYALIATTAGMVYFKDLPYQMDSLLLNLIAGVEPFVLIAVPLFIFAGELLSRGGVGKRIVAFASALFGWMPGGMGVVTIVSCLMFGGVSGSAIADTAAIGSLVAPTMKEKGYHPDFTAALLSVAGTLALLMPLSIPFLVFAFISGASMRILSMSGVIPGLICAVALAIVCIRYGKKTGCDNGSQRASLKEIWAVTKDAGPALLMPVIIVGGIWTGVFTPTEAAAVAVAYGLVISLFLYRDLKFRDLPALALKAFQTSASVLLVIGATGVLSWLLTAEMVAMQLAEWIQSVASQPWQFLLLLNIVLLLLGIFIEPLPAMLLTAPLFLPMAQAMQIDLVLMGVIMVMNLSIALYTPPVGGTLFVAAKLAKASIGGMSKHIMPLMAMNIAVLFLTSYVPWLSKILPRLLFGVG; encoded by the coding sequence ATGCTGACCATCCAGGTGTTTGGTGTCTTTTTCATCATCGCGCTCGCCGGTATTCCGCTTTTTTATGCGCTGATTGCGACGACCGCCGGCATGGTCTATTTCAAGGACCTGCCGTATCAGATGGACTCCTTGTTGCTGAATCTGATCGCCGGCGTCGAGCCCTTCGTCCTGATCGCCGTGCCGCTCTTCATCTTCGCCGGCGAGCTGCTCTCCCGCGGCGGTGTCGGCAAGCGCATCGTCGCCTTCGCCAGCGCGCTGTTCGGCTGGATGCCGGGCGGCATGGGCGTCGTCACCATCGTTTCCTGCCTGATGTTCGGCGGCGTCTCGGGGTCGGCGATCGCCGATACCGCGGCGATCGGCTCGCTCGTCGCGCCGACGATGAAGGAAAAGGGCTATCACCCGGACTTCACCGCGGCGCTGCTGTCGGTGGCCGGAACGCTCGCCCTGCTGATGCCGCTGTCAATTCCTTTCCTGGTCTTCGCCTTCATCTCAGGCGCCTCGATGCGCATCCTGTCGATGTCCGGCGTAATCCCGGGGCTGATCTGCGCGGTGGCGCTGGCGATCGTCTGCATTCGCTATGGCAAGAAAACGGGCTGCGACAACGGCTCGCAGCGCGCTTCGCTCAAGGAAATCTGGGCCGTGACCAAGGACGCCGGCCCGGCGCTCCTGATGCCGGTGATCATTGTCGGCGGTATCTGGACAGGCGTCTTCACCCCGACCGAAGCGGCGGCGGTGGCGGTGGCTTATGGCCTCGTCATTTCGCTGTTTCTCTACAGGGATCTCAAGTTCCGCGATCTGCCGGCACTCGCACTCAAGGCCTTCCAGACCAGCGCCTCGGTGCTGCTGGTGATCGGCGCGACCGGTGTGCTGTCCTGGCTGCTGACGGCGGAAATGGTTGCGATGCAGCTGGCCGAATGGATCCAGTCGGTGGCGAGCCAGCCCTGGCAGTTCCTGCTCTTGCTCAACATCGTGCTGCTGCTGCTCGGGATCTTCATCGAGCCGCTGCCGGCGATGCTGCTGACGGCGCCGCTGTTCCTGCCGATGGCCCAGGCCATGCAGATCGACCTGGTGCTGATGGGCGTCATCATGGTGATGAATCTCTCGATCGCGCTCTACACGCCGCCCGTCGGCGGCACGCTGTTCGTCGCCGCCAAGCTCGCCAAGGCGAGCATCGGCGGGATGTCGAAACACATCATGCCGCTGATGGCGATGAATATCGCCGTGTTGTTCCTGACCTCGTATGTGCCGTGGCTGTCGAAGATCCTGCCGCGGCTGCTGTTCGGTGTAGGCTAG
- a CDS encoding TRAP transporter small permease, translating into MLNVAMKEILPRGPQQAWPIHLLARVVDWLLVLAAAAMIVLVFFNVCAHAAGHDIAATTEACELMMVWVSFLGGASIIRRAGHMTITEFIDKLGEQPRRYADFIVQLFALGVLWILFRNGLIIIDNNWGNILTVLGIPMSIQYMPLSIASGIGMVFVLYDLYQILCGKSREERYGADE; encoded by the coding sequence GTGTTAAACGTTGCGATGAAGGAAATTCTGCCGCGCGGGCCGCAGCAGGCATGGCCGATCCACCTGCTGGCGCGGGTGGTCGACTGGCTGCTGGTCCTGGCAGCGGCGGCAATGATCGTGCTGGTGTTCTTCAATGTCTGTGCGCATGCCGCCGGCCATGACATTGCGGCGACGACGGAAGCCTGCGAACTGATGATGGTCTGGGTCTCTTTTCTCGGCGGCGCGTCGATCATCCGGCGCGCCGGCCACATGACCATCACCGAGTTTATCGACAAACTCGGCGAGCAGCCGCGCCGTTACGCCGATTTCATCGTGCAGCTGTTCGCGCTGGGCGTGCTGTGGATCCTCTTCCGCAACGGACTCATCATCATCGACAACAACTGGGGCAACATCCTCACGGTATTGGGCATTCCGATGTCGATCCAATACATGCCGCTCTCGATCGCCAGCGGGATCGGCATGGTTTTCGTGCTGTATGACCTTTACCAGATTCTTTGCGGGAAATCGCGCGAAGAGCGTTACGGAGCGGACGAATAA
- a CDS encoding TRAP transporter substrate-binding protein produces the protein MNTVKQLFRISVLAAGLAVAFSASAQTVLKFSHTDQQQGARQAGAQIFAKKVAEYTNNRYKVNVFCCSQLGNDPKNIEQLVAGGIDFTVSATGSYAPHLDSLNLTMLPFLFDSYEQGWKFYDTSAWLKAQFDKAPAKGFRFLATWEAGFRSMTTKDVLNSPADAKGKKLRTFPNEMMRWLLEDVGFGVQIMPLPEVYLAIQQGVVAGQENPVDTIYSNKFYEVAPHVTLTKHVYSPIPLAISEKTWQKLSAEDQKAITRAAQEAADWNRAKVKEDEEGQLAEMAKKGAKINSPNLTPFRDAVKPTYERAKAKWGADVDAVLAEAASIRKALPVKK, from the coding sequence ATGAACACCGTCAAGCAACTTTTTCGTATTTCCGTTCTTGCTGCCGGGCTCGCTGTCGCGTTCAGTGCCAGCGCCCAGACAGTCCTGAAATTCAGCCACACCGACCAGCAGCAGGGCGCCCGCCAGGCGGGGGCGCAGATCTTCGCCAAGAAGGTCGCCGAGTACACCAACAACCGCTACAAGGTGAATGTCTTTTGCTGCAGCCAGTTGGGCAACGATCCCAAGAATATCGAACAGCTCGTTGCCGGCGGCATCGACTTCACCGTTTCGGCCACCGGCTCCTATGCACCGCATCTCGATTCGCTGAACCTGACGATGCTGCCGTTCCTCTTCGACAGCTATGAACAGGGCTGGAAGTTTTATGACACGTCGGCCTGGCTCAAGGCCCAGTTCGACAAGGCGCCGGCCAAGGGCTTCCGCTTCCTGGCGACGTGGGAAGCGGGGTTCCGCAGCATGACGACCAAGGACGTGCTGAATTCGCCGGCCGATGCCAAAGGCAAGAAACTGCGCACGTTCCCGAACGAAATGATGCGCTGGCTGCTTGAAGACGTCGGTTTCGGCGTGCAGATCATGCCGCTGCCGGAGGTCTATCTCGCCATTCAGCAGGGCGTCGTTGCTGGCCAGGAGAATCCGGTCGATACGATCTATTCGAACAAGTTCTACGAAGTGGCGCCGCATGTGACGCTGACGAAACACGTCTACAGTCCGATCCCGCTGGCGATCTCGGAAAAGACCTGGCAGAAGCTGTCGGCCGAGGATCAGAAGGCGATTACGCGGGCCGCGCAGGAAGCTGCCGACTGGAACCGCGCCAAGGTCAAGGAAGACGAGGAAGGGCAACTGGCCGAAATGGCCAAGAAGGGGGCGAAGATCAACAGCCCGAACCTGACGCCGTTCCGCGATGCCGTCAAGCCGACCTACGAGCGGGCGAAGGCCAAGTGGGGCGCCGATGTCGACGCGGTGCTGGCCGAAGCCGCTTCAATCCGTAAAGCGCTGCCGGTCAAGAAATAG
- a CDS encoding sugar phosphate isomerase/epimerase family protein, with amino-acid sequence MKQGVIIAFMGKTQDRFCEYNSPKTTLEKLQMVQRVKGFDGVEMVFPHETTTPAGINQMMSDLGLRWAAINVNVKKDPQFVPGSLSRPVKQIRADAVAMIKRAKDFAKAVGAPLVTCCPLSDGYDMLFQIDYQTAWKYMIETIGEAADYLPEVPLFLEPKYSEVRVHCQLDSTSKALLLLKEIGNPNTGITLDLGHSIQSQENPAQMLVTTIESGFDVYVHTNDNDTKADWDLVGGSRHFLNYVELLFWAKEYGYNKYFTTDASPRIFNIIDFFERHAEVSLGIWNLVNKLDPKKYRRLMAEENYNELMSLVTREIYRVQ; translated from the coding sequence ATGAAGCAAGGTGTCATCATCGCGTTCATGGGGAAGACGCAAGATCGATTCTGCGAATACAACAGCCCGAAAACGACGCTGGAAAAACTGCAGATGGTGCAGCGGGTAAAGGGCTTCGACGGTGTCGAGATGGTCTTCCCGCACGAAACGACAACGCCGGCCGGGATCAATCAGATGATGAGCGATCTGGGTCTCCGCTGGGCCGCGATCAACGTCAATGTGAAGAAGGATCCGCAGTTCGTGCCGGGCAGCCTGTCGCGGCCGGTGAAACAGATCCGCGCCGACGCCGTGGCGATGATCAAGCGCGCCAAGGATTTTGCCAAGGCGGTCGGAGCGCCGCTGGTGACCTGCTGTCCCTTGTCCGACGGATATGACATGCTATTCCAGATCGATTATCAGACGGCCTGGAAGTACATGATCGAAACGATCGGCGAGGCGGCGGATTATCTCCCGGAAGTTCCGCTCTTCCTGGAGCCGAAGTATTCCGAGGTACGTGTGCACTGTCAGCTCGACAGCACGTCGAAAGCCTTGTTGCTGCTCAAGGAAATCGGCAATCCGAACACCGGCATCACGCTCGATCTCGGCCATTCCATCCAGAGTCAGGAGAACCCGGCGCAGATGCTGGTGACGACGATCGAAAGCGGTTTCGATGTCTATGTTCATACCAATGACAATGACACGAAGGCCGATTGGGATCTGGTCGGCGGCAGCCGCCATTTCCTGAATTACGTCGAACTGCTGTTCTGGGCGAAGGAATACGGCTACAACAAGTATTTCACGACGGATGCATCGCCACGGATTTTCAACATCATCGATTTCTTCGAGCGGCACGCGGAAGTGAGCCTGGGGATCTGGAATCTCGTCAATAAACTCGATCCCAAGAAGTATCGCCGTCTGATGGCGGAGGAAAATTACAACGAGTTGATGTCGCTGGTGACGCGCGAGATTTATCGGGTGCAGTGA